Proteins encoded within one genomic window of Erinaceus europaeus chromosome 13, mEriEur2.1, whole genome shotgun sequence:
- the EXO5 gene encoding exonuclease V isoform X1: MGQKVGNVTIRVRSGEKAPPLYLIEPELINSIPPRRPGLSELLSHHFSIPPFPERRRRRINEVPGPSPNPVQNFAMEDTGGKEMASAEASGFSDLSDSEFLDLEDTQESSPSLGKPGSSEFPKSDKCINLPKGKRDLDVPSPLERFNLKYLYVTDLSTQNWCEQQMVYGKEIPDFLTPEKEAVLNTGASIHLARELEVHDLVTVSVVTKEDAWAVKFLNILSMIPTLQSEGCIREFPVFGEVEGVLLVGVIDELHYTDKGELELAELKTRRRPMTPLKAQKRKDCFQVSLYKYIFDAMVQGKVTPASLIHHTKLCPEKPLGPSVLRHAQQGGFSVKSFGDLMELVFLSLTLSDLPVIDILKIEYIHQETAAVLDTEVVTFEEKEVKSKMQHYMAYWMGQREPQGVDVEDAWKCRTCSYADICEWRKCGGQCSSTLEPQAKRTR; encoded by the exons ATGGGTCAGAAAGTAGGAAATGTTACAATACGAGTCCGATCAGGTGAAAAAGCTCCCCCACTCTACCTTATAGAGCCAGAACTGATCAATTCAATTCCTCCACGCAGACCTGGGCTTTCAGAGCTCCTTTCTCATCATTTCAGCATTCCACCTTttcctgagaggaggaggaggaggatcaaCGAAGTCCCAG GGCCCTCACCCAATCCAGTCCAGAACTTTGCTATGGAAGACACAGGAGGAAAGGAGATGGCATCAGCAGAAGCCTCAGGCTTCTCAGACTTGAGTGACTCGGAGTTTCTGGACCTGGAAGATACCCAGGAGTCAAGTCCATCACTTGGCAAGCCTGGCTCTTCTGAATTCCCTAAGAGTGACAAATGTATAAACTTACCAAAGGGGAAAAGAGATTTGGATGTTCCATCACCCCTGGAGCGATTTAACCTTAAATATTTGTATGTCACTGACCTGTCTACTCAGAATTGGTGTGAACAACAAATGGTATATGGGAAAGAAATTCCTGATTTCTTGACACCTGAGAAGGAAGCTGTTTTAAACACTGGTGCCAGCATCCACCTAGCTAGAGAACTAGAAGTTCATGATCTTGTGACTGTCTCCGTCGTCACTAAAGAAGATGCTTGGGCAGTCAAGTTTCTGAACATATTGTCAATGATTCCTACCCTGCAATCAGAAGGGTGCATCAGAGAGTTCCCAGTGTTTGGAGAAGTGGAGGGTGTGCTTCTTGTTGGAGTTATCGATGAGCTGCATTATACAGACAAGGGGGAACTGGAACTGGCTGAACTCAAGACACGCCGGCGGCCTATGACCCCTCTGAAAGCTCAGAAAAGGAAAGACTGTTTTCAAGTTAGCCTAtacaaatatatctttgatgccATGGTACAAGGGAAAGTGACCCCTGCTAGCTTAATCCACCACACAAAACTGTGTCCAGAAAAGCCCCTGGGACCTTCAGTGTTGAGGCATGCACAGCAGGGAGGCTTCTCTGTGAAATCTTTTGGCGACCTCATGGAGCTGGTCTTCTTATCTCTAACACTGTCTGACCTGCCAGTCATTGACATCCTGAAGATTGAGTATATCCACCAAGAAACTGCCGCTGTGCTAGACACAGAGGTTGTGACCTTCGAAGAGAAGGAGGTGAAAAGCAAGATGCAGCACTACATGGCCTACTGGATGGGCCAGCGAGAGCCACAGGGGGTTGATGTGGAGGATGCTTGGAAGTGCCGGACATGCAGCTATGCAGATATCTGTGAGTGGAGGAAATGTGGTGGGCAGTGCAGCTCCACACTAGAGCCCCAAGCCAAAAGAACCAGATGA
- the EXO5 gene encoding exonuclease V isoform X2, which yields MEDTGGKEMASAEASGFSDLSDSEFLDLEDTQESSPSLGKPGSSEFPKSDKCINLPKGKRDLDVPSPLERFNLKYLYVTDLSTQNWCEQQMVYGKEIPDFLTPEKEAVLNTGASIHLARELEVHDLVTVSVVTKEDAWAVKFLNILSMIPTLQSEGCIREFPVFGEVEGVLLVGVIDELHYTDKGELELAELKTRRRPMTPLKAQKRKDCFQVSLYKYIFDAMVQGKVTPASLIHHTKLCPEKPLGPSVLRHAQQGGFSVKSFGDLMELVFLSLTLSDLPVIDILKIEYIHQETAAVLDTEVVTFEEKEVKSKMQHYMAYWMGQREPQGVDVEDAWKCRTCSYADICEWRKCGGQCSSTLEPQAKRTR from the coding sequence ATGGAAGACACAGGAGGAAAGGAGATGGCATCAGCAGAAGCCTCAGGCTTCTCAGACTTGAGTGACTCGGAGTTTCTGGACCTGGAAGATACCCAGGAGTCAAGTCCATCACTTGGCAAGCCTGGCTCTTCTGAATTCCCTAAGAGTGACAAATGTATAAACTTACCAAAGGGGAAAAGAGATTTGGATGTTCCATCACCCCTGGAGCGATTTAACCTTAAATATTTGTATGTCACTGACCTGTCTACTCAGAATTGGTGTGAACAACAAATGGTATATGGGAAAGAAATTCCTGATTTCTTGACACCTGAGAAGGAAGCTGTTTTAAACACTGGTGCCAGCATCCACCTAGCTAGAGAACTAGAAGTTCATGATCTTGTGACTGTCTCCGTCGTCACTAAAGAAGATGCTTGGGCAGTCAAGTTTCTGAACATATTGTCAATGATTCCTACCCTGCAATCAGAAGGGTGCATCAGAGAGTTCCCAGTGTTTGGAGAAGTGGAGGGTGTGCTTCTTGTTGGAGTTATCGATGAGCTGCATTATACAGACAAGGGGGAACTGGAACTGGCTGAACTCAAGACACGCCGGCGGCCTATGACCCCTCTGAAAGCTCAGAAAAGGAAAGACTGTTTTCAAGTTAGCCTAtacaaatatatctttgatgccATGGTACAAGGGAAAGTGACCCCTGCTAGCTTAATCCACCACACAAAACTGTGTCCAGAAAAGCCCCTGGGACCTTCAGTGTTGAGGCATGCACAGCAGGGAGGCTTCTCTGTGAAATCTTTTGGCGACCTCATGGAGCTGGTCTTCTTATCTCTAACACTGTCTGACCTGCCAGTCATTGACATCCTGAAGATTGAGTATATCCACCAAGAAACTGCCGCTGTGCTAGACACAGAGGTTGTGACCTTCGAAGAGAAGGAGGTGAAAAGCAAGATGCAGCACTACATGGCCTACTGGATGGGCCAGCGAGAGCCACAGGGGGTTGATGTGGAGGATGCTTGGAAGTGCCGGACATGCAGCTATGCAGATATCTGTGAGTGGAGGAAATGTGGTGGGCAGTGCAGCTCCACACTAGAGCCCCAAGCCAAAAGAACCAGATGA